The Acutalibacter muris genomic sequence GTGTTCACCGTCTCCGGCATCGCGCAGAAATACAACTGCGCCTTAAAGCGGCTGGACTGGCAGCAGGAGCAGGGCTTTATGTCCTCGCTGGCCCTCGGCTATAACGAGGTGCAGATACAGCGGGGCATGACCACCAGCTCCACCGCGATTTTCATTCCCTTTATGACGCGGGAGCTCCGCATGGGCGGGCAGGCCCTCTACTACGGCATGAACGCGCTTTCCCACAATGTCATCATGGCTGACCGGAAAAAGCTGAAATCCGCCAATGGGATGTATCTTGGCTCCACGGGCTCCGGCAAGAGCTTTGCCGCCAAACGGGAATTGATAAACGTCTTTCTTGCCACAAGTGACCGCATCGTTATCGTTGACCCGATGGGGGAATATTCCCCGCTGGTACGGCGGCTGGGCGGGCAGGTCATTGAGATTGCCCCGGACAGCCCCCACCACATCAACCCGATGGATATTGAAATCGGTTTGAATGACGAGGACAGCCCCCTTTCCATGAAAGCGGATTTTCTGCTTTCCCTCTGTGAGCTGGTGGTAGGCGGCAAGGACGGCCTGCAACCTATTGAAAAGACCGTGATTGACCGCTGTGTGCGGCTGGTGTACCGGGAGCTTGCGCTGGGGCTGGAGGGCGCAAAGATGCCTTTGCTCCAGAGCTTGTACGAGGAATTACTCAAACAGCCGGAGCCGGAGGCGAAACGTGTGGCGACTGCGCTGGAGCTCTACTGTACGGGCTCCCTCAATCTGTTCAACCACCCGACCAATGTGGACTTGAGCTCCCGGGTGGTGTGCATCGTGCTGAAAGGGCTGGGGGAGAACCTCCGCAAGATTGCGATGCACGTCACCAACGAGTTTGTCACCTCGGCGGTGAATACCAACTATAAAAGCGGCGCGGCGACGTGGTGCTACTTTGACGAGTTCCACATCCTGCTCCGCGACCCGCTGACCGCCAGCTACTTTGTGGCGGTGTGGAAGATGCTCCGCAAAAAGGGCTGTGTGCCCTCGGCCCTCACGCAGAACGTGAAAGACCTTTTGGCCAGCCGGGAAATCGAGAACATACTGGATAACACCGATTTTCTTGTTCTGCTCTCCCAGGCCCAGAGTGGGGGCCACCACCTACCCCGCCCAGGACGGGGATATGCTGGGGGCCGAGGCCGCCTACTGTTCACTGGAGGCGGAGCTCCAGCATTATCTGGATACCTACGAAAGTACCCACGACTATGACGAGTACCATTACGATTTAGACGCTATCGAACATGACCCCTATGTGCTGGTTTCCATTCTGAGCGCATGGCACGAGGGGGAATGGACGCTGGCGGATGTCCAGCCCACCTTGCAGATGCTCTTTGACCGCCAGTACACGCTGACCGAAAACGTGGTAAAGGAGCGGCGGTACTACATCGAAACGGATACATGGACGGACGAGGAGGGCAACACCCACACTGACAGCTACCGGGTATATTACGATTATTATATCTGCACTGTGACGCTGGATAACTTCAACCTTTCCCATCTTCCTATCTATATCATGGGGGAGGAAAAGGTTTCCCGGTATTCCCTCTACATGGCCACGCTGGGGAACCGCCCCGACCTCTTTCCCGGCTCGTCCTATGTGGGGAAATACACCAGCCCGCCGGAGGGCTACGAAGTGC encodes the following:
- a CDS encoding VirB4-like conjugal transfer ATPase, CD1110 family; its protein translation is MENRKNKRKNKAALSAQQSIPYVAMHPDGVCQLPGGLYTKTVEYEDINYSVASTEDQSAIFSGWSSFLNYFDSALPVQLSFINRRSHSTSRYHVNIPAQADDFDSIRGEFVGMLKRQIARSNNGIERSKYITFGVPAEGIAAARPRLDRVEADVMGNLHRLGVPSSPLDGRERLALLHGQMHPGRREPFRFSWGDISKTGMGTKDFITPSGGFDFRGSRFFRVGGFWGAASYLQILASELSDRLLREILELDAELTVTMHIQTVDQLKAIKTIKGKISDIDKMKVEEQKKAVRAGYDMDILPPDLITFSKDAAELLGDLQSRNERMFLLTFTVINLAPTRQRLENDVFTVSGIAQKYNCALKRLDWQQEQGFMSSLALGYNEVQIQRGMTTSSTAIFIPFMTRELRMGGQALYYGMNALSHNVIMADRKKLKSANGMYLGSTGSGKSFAAKRELINVFLATSDRIVIVDPMGEYSPLVRRLGGQVIEIAPDSPHHINPMDIEIGLNDEDSPLSMKADFLLSLCELVVGGKDGLQPIEKTVIDRCVRLVYRELALGLEGAKMPLLQSLYEELLKQPEPEAKRVATALELYCTGSLNLFNHPTNVDLSSRVVCIVLKGLGENLRKIAMHVTNEFVTSAVNTNYKSGAATWCYFDEFHILLRDPLTASYFVAVWKMLRKKGCVPSALTQNVKDLLASREIENILDNTDFLVLLSQAQSGGHHLPRPGRGYAGGRGRLLFTGGGAPALSGYLRKYPRL
- a CDS encoding C40 family peptidase, whose product is MLGAEAAYCSLEAELQHYLDTYESTHDYDEYHYDLDAIEHDPYVLVSILSAWHEGEWTLADVQPTLQMLFDRQYTLTENVVKERRYYIETDTWTDEEGNTHTDSYRVYYDYYICTVTLDNFNLSHLPIYIMGEEKVSRYSLYMATLGNRPDLFPGSSYVGKYTSPPEGYEVPGEYLDDETFAAMLSEAEKYLGYPYVWGGSSPATSFDCSGFVSWVINHSGWNVGRLGAQGLYNICTRTSSPRPGDLVFFKGTYDTPGVSHCGIYVGDGMMIHCGDPIQYANLNSSYWQAHFYAYGRLP